The genomic interval ATACGAGCTCCTTGGTGGCAATTATCCAAGCGTCCTCATTTAACTGGAGAGTTTAATGAATATCGCCAAGGCCCTAATCAAAAACCTGGCCCTAGAAAGGGAGGAGAGTGACGTGCTGGAACATGGGAAAATATCGGCAGTACAAATGGGAATGATGATCTACTCGGCCATTGTCACAACAGCCATTCTTTATTTGCCAGCTTCTATCTATGACTATGCAGGAAAAGATTTGTGGTTGTCTCCTATCTTATCTGCCATTTTAGGTTGTATTCCGGTATATGTCGTATATCAATTACATCGTCTTTACCCAGGAGATAGTATTATCCAATACAGTTGTTCCATTGTTGGGAAGATTGGTGGAAAACTGATTGGGGCAATTATTTTGCTTTTTATTTTATTTATATCCAACCAAGCGCTTTGGCAGTATGGGGAGTTTGTCAGCAGCTATTTTCTTCCGCAGACGCCGCAAGTCGTTTTACTTGGCACGATGGCCTTTGTCAGTAGTTTAGCTGTATATGGAGGGGTGGAAGTGATGGGAAGACTGTCAGATTTACTTACTCCTGTCTTGCTTCTTATGTTTTTGACAATTATTATCCTTCTTCTTCCGGATGCACAAGTAAAGCATATGCATCCTATTTTGGGAAATGGGGTTACTCCGGTTTTGAAGGGAGCTTATTTTTCTAACTTTTGGTTTTGTGAGTCCCTATTCATCACTTTCTTTCTTCCTTTTTTAAAAGACCCGGAAAAAGGTAGGAAATGGGGGATTGTTTCCGTATTGTTATTGTTAGTAATAGTGGTCAGTACGAATTTGATTTCTCTTTTAGTATTAGGAAGTGCAACAGGAAGCTTTAATGCCCCATTAATGAATGCTGTTCAGTATATTAGTATAGCTGAGTTTCTATCCCATCTTGAAGCAACTGTGATGGCTTTTTGGATTACGGGTGCCTTCGTTAAAATGTATGTATTTTATTATGTGTTGGCATTAGGCACGGCACAGTGGTTTAACCTTTCTGATTATCGTCCGCTTGTGCTTCCAATCGTTTTTCTATCGGTGGTCTTAGCCGTCTGGCAAGTACCGAATGTGTCGGCTTTCTTCGTGTATAGCCAAACAATAAACTCTGCAGTAGGACCTATTTTATTTACAATGATTCCTCTCTTCCTTTTGCTGATTGCTTTCTTACGGAAAAACAAGAAGCAAGAAAAACAGGTGGAACAGCAGCAATGAGAATGATGTTATATCTTATAGGGTTAACCTGTACGTTTCTACTAACAGGATGTTGGGATCGAGCCGAGGTGAATGATGTGGCTTTAATCAAAGGTGTTGGCGTTGATCGAATAGACGATAACACAATTGAAGTAACGGTTGAAATATCAGTTCCACAAGCGCTGGGTCAAGGTGGAGGCCAAGGTCAAGGTCAAGGAGGCGGTGGGTTAACACAAGTAGCAGCTAGATCTGGCAAGGGGAAGACAGTTCCTGAAGCGTTAGAGAAACTTCAGGAACAATTGCCAAGGAAAATATTTTGGGGACATTCAGAAGTCATTATTATAAATGAAAAGTTAGCGAAGGAAGGCATTCGTGACTCCATTGATTATTTTATACGTGATCCAAGGCCACGTATTCGGTCGTATGTGTTTGTGGCGAAAGAGAGTGCCAAAGAGATACTTTCTCTTAAAACGCAATTATATAGTCCTTCTGAAGTACTTTGGGATATGGCTGAATCACAGACTTTGATGCATGTGACTTTAGTTGATTTACTTCAAAGGCTTGTAAGCGGCGATGTATTCATTCCAATGGTGCATAAATTACCACCACCAAAAGGGAAGAAATCAAATGAAACGATTGCTTATATTTACCGCACCGCCATTTTTAAAAAGGACAAAATGATTGGTTCTATTGATGATGAGTTGACACGAGGTGTGAAATGGATCCAAAATGACGTGAAAGACTCTCAGATTACGTTATTGCCAGAAGGCGCACAAGGATATATATCCATGACTCTCCGTGAGGCAGACGTAAAGCTTGTCCCTAAAATAAAAGGAGATAAGTGGGAAATAACGATTAAGACTAGAACAACAGAAGAGATTGTCTTAAATGAAACGAATATACAAGTTAAGTCACCAAAAGAGATAAATTCTTTAGAAAAACAACTAGTTAAACAATTGGAAGGACGTTTAAAGAGAGCGGTAAAAAAAGTACAAAAAGAACAAAAAGCTGATATTTTGGGATTTGGAGAAGCTTTTGAACGGAAGTATCCGAAGGAATGGCGAGAAGCGAAAGACAAATGGGATGACATCTATCCACAAGTAGAGGTCAAATATGACATTGAGACAACTATTTTAAGAATGGGTGCAGGAACGGCAACAGAAGCGAGGTGAGAAATATTGAAATGGCTATTTGCACTAGGAATTACTTTTTTAGTAGCATGCATGATTGTGTACGAATGGCCAAAAATGAAACAGGATCAGAAAAAGGAAAAAAAGGTTTTTATTGTATTGGTCACTTTTGAATGGCTATTTTCTCTAATCTTTTTGTTTTACCCTGATTTGAAAAATCCGTCTGACTTTCTGCTGCCGATGGTTGATAAGGTGCAAAAAATATTGAAATGAAAAATATCATTTAATTTGTGTATAGTAGTTGTTAATGCATGCTTTTTTGATTATATTAAGATTTCGAAGCCGATTGACAGTGATTACACATTGCTGCACGCTCAGTTTGAATGGCTGGCAACTGAAAATCATGAAATTTGATAAGAGGTAAACCTAATAAGAGGATATCAAAGCTTTCTTTACTAAAGCATTCGCTAACGTAAAGAGAGCTTTTTTGTTCTTGTAGAAGTGTTTTCTTCCCATTTATGATAGTAGAATATATACTAAATATTAGAAATATTCACAACGATAGAAAGGAAGGGTTCGATGGTCTATACAATTGAGGAATTGTTTATCGGACAGATTGCCCGTTTGCAACGAACATTTTCTGAAGCCGACGTAAGAGCATGCAATGAGTTAACGAAAGATTATAGTCCAGTATACAGACCGAGTGAAGAGAACTGGGAAAATTATTATCATCAACCCATTGTTCCTGGTTTGTTAACAGAAGGGTTAATTAACCAAGTAATTAGCGATAAACTGCCTGGAAGTGCTTGTATTTTACTGCAAAAGGAATTGGTTTTTTATCATCCTGTATTTGTTGGAGACGTGATTACCGCTGAATTAGAAATTATTGATATTAATATAGAACGGAATTGGGTCACTCAAAAAGTTACTTGTTACAATGAGGTTGGAAATGAAGTGATTAAGGGACAAGTCGTCATTTTTTTAGTATCCAATAAGAATTAACAGGTGATAACCATGAAGAAAACACTTAATTTAATCGACCCAATTGATGAATGGGGTTCCATGAAAGTGGACGCTAATGGTCGTTTGATTGACATTAGCGCAGAGTTTTGTGAGAACTTTTCGATAAACAAACAGGATTGGATCGGAGCATCAATTAATGAAATCATTCAAGGTATATTTAGTAGAAAGCGTACGAAAGTACTATTTGGTGTTATTTTTGGATATTCTTGTTTAATTAAAGTTTCTAAAGTCAATGAGTATCAGCTTTACCGAGTCATCGTGCGGCAAGATGATATTGACCATGTTGAAATGATTTCATTTATGAATTCAATGGATTCTTCTAAAATGAAGAAAAAATCCTCTTTTCAAAATCGATATAGCTTTGAGGAGATTATGGGAGAAAGTCCCGCGATTGAGCAAATTAAAGAATTATCGGCTCGGGTTGCGACAAGTAATTCAACCGTATTATTAACGGGAGAAAGCGGAACGGGAAAAGAATTATTTGCCCAAGCTATTCATGGATTAAGCTCGAGAAAGAACAACCCTTTCGTTGCTGTAAACTGTGCGGCGATTCCAGATGAATTGTTCGAATCAGAGGTATTTGGATATGAAGCAGGGGCGTTTAGCGGTGCTAAAAAGGAAGGAAAGCCTGGAAAAATAGAATTAGCCCATCAAGGCACTCTTTTTTTGGATGAAATATCAGAGCTTCCTTACCAAGCGCAAGGAAAGTTATTGCGTGTATTGCAGGAAAGAGAAGTAGAACGATTAGGAGGAACCGCTAATAAAAATGTCGATATCCGAATTATTGCTGCGACGAATCGGGATTTGAAAACGCTCGTTCAAGAAGGGAAGTTTAGACAGGATTTATTTTATCGATTGTACATTTTTGAATTGAAAATCCCTTCTCTTCGTCAAAGGAAGGAAGACATTCTTCCGTTAGCTTATTATTTCATCAATTATTTTAATGAGATGCTAGGGCGTCAAGTGAAATTTATTGATGTCAAGCTTCAGGAATGGCTAGTAAATTATGAGTGGCCAGGGAATGTACGAGAATTAAAAGCGTATATAGAACGGGGAATGAATATTGTTGAAGGCGATACAATCACGATGGAAGCTTTATATTTTTCACCAAGTGAATCGACTCCTCAACGGGAAAGGGAATCAGCTCCTCTTCTCAGTTTAGAAGAAGCGATAGCGAATGCAGAAATCGATGCGATTCAACGTGCTCTTCAAGAAGCGAAAGGCGACCGGACTATAGCTGCTCAAAAGTTACACATACATGTCGCTAGCCTTTACCGAAAACTATCAAAATATAATTTAAAATAATAGAATTTAGAACGTGGGGCTGTCTAAAAACGGACAGCCCCACTCTTTTTTTGCTGGATTTTGTCCTTCATGCCCCTGCTGAAGGACATTTCCCTGGCTGGATTCCTCGATTTTGTCTTTTAACACAAATGATCTGAGGAGAATAATTGTTCAACTAAATGGGGGACTGCCCTGAAAGTCATTTTGGTGACTTTTGGGACAGCCTCATTTTTTATAGGCGAGCAAATGGAGGGGTTTTTGCAAATGTGATTCGCAATATTGCGAAACTATCTCATTTTTGCGAATGAATGTGACGAGATATGTGCTTTTACTAGTAAATTCCAGTTGGCACGATATTTGCATAATTAATATAGGCAAAGGGAGGGATTAGCAATGTTGAATTTTTCATTTACAGAAGAGCAAGAATATTTTCGCAAGATGCTGCAAGAATTTGCGAAGGAGGAGCTGTTGCCTCATTACACAAAGTGGGACCGAGAAGGAATTACTCCAAGGCATTTGTGGAAGAAGCTAGGGGAGTTAGGTGTAAATGGTCTCCGAATTCCTGTGGAGTATGGGGGGAGCGGTGCTGACTGCGTTACGACAGGAATTGCTGCAGAGGAAATTGGCAGAGGGGATTTCAATCTAACATATGCGGTTATGCTAAATGCGCTGATTGGAGAAATTATTAATAACCATGCTCGCGAGGAGTTAAAACGAGAATGGCTTCCACAAATTGCTAGCGGTGAAAAGATTGTGGGGATTGCAATCACGGAGCCAGCTGCAGGAACAGATGCTGGTGGAATTAAAACAACGGCCGTACATAAAGGAAATGTATATGTCCTAAATGGAGAAAAGTCAGGAATTAGCGTAGCAACGTGTGGAGATGCGTTTATTATCTTCGCTAAAACAGACCCTGAGTTAGGCAACCGTGGGATTAGTGCTTTTATTGTACCGGCTGATTTACCTGGAGTGGAATGCAAAGGGTATGAAGATATGGGGAATATTCCAGTTGGCAGGGGCTCGATTTACTTAAACGATGTAGAGGTTCCAGAGGAATACTTAATTGGTCTTGAAAATAAAGGTTTTTCCCAAGTTATGAATGGATTTGATTTAAGTCGTTTGTTAATAGGACTACAGTGTGTGGGGGCTGCTTCTCAAAGTATTGATGAGACGATTGAACATGTAAAAGCTAGACAGTCCTTTGGTAAGCCGCTTGCAACCTACCAAGGTATTCAGTTTCCACTTGTGACTCATTATACGCAATTAGAGCTTATTAAATGGCAGGCATATCGCGGACTTTGGCTTCGTGATCAAGGATTAAAGCATAGTAAAGAGTCCTCTTCTGTTAAATGGCTAGGTCCGAAATATAGTGTAGAGGCTATTCATGAATGTTTATTATTTAACGGTCACTATGGTTATACGAAGGAAATGCCGCATGAGCAGCGTTTGCGCGATGTAATTGGATTAGAGATTGGAGATGGAACAGCTCAAGCGAATATGATGGTTATCGCCAAAGATATTATTGGGAAAGAGTTCCGTTCTTATTAAACTAGAGAGCTGTATTGTATAAAAATATAGATTGCTATTTTATCGGTTACATTGCGAGAATTCAAAGCACGTTTACGATGATGGAAGTAATTAAAGGACAAATGAGTCTAAAACTATTATAGCGATGGAGGTCAATAATATGGAATTAACAGATATCTTATATGAAAAAACGAATGGGATTGCCAAAATTACAATTAACCGTCCGCAGGTTTATAATGCTTTTCGAGCAAGAACAATCCAGGAATTAATTTGGTCTTTCCGTGACGCATGGGATGATAACCGCGTTGGGGTTGTTATTTTAACAGGAGCAGGCGAAAAGGCATTCTGTGTCGGTGGAGATCAAAAAGAAAAAGGCGATGAAGGTGGATATGATTATTCCGGCGGTTTAGGAGGTGGTATCGGTCTAGAGGTGGAGAATTTGCATCAAACCATTCGAAATATTCCGAAACCAGTTAT from Peribacillus asahii carries:
- a CDS encoding acyl-CoA dehydrogenase family protein, giving the protein MLNFSFTEEQEYFRKMLQEFAKEELLPHYTKWDREGITPRHLWKKLGELGVNGLRIPVEYGGSGADCVTTGIAAEEIGRGDFNLTYAVMLNALIGEIINNHAREELKREWLPQIASGEKIVGIAITEPAAGTDAGGIKTTAVHKGNVYVLNGEKSGISVATCGDAFIIFAKTDPELGNRGISAFIVPADLPGVECKGYEDMGNIPVGRGSIYLNDVEVPEEYLIGLENKGFSQVMNGFDLSRLLIGLQCVGAASQSIDETIEHVKARQSFGKPLATYQGIQFPLVTHYTQLELIKWQAYRGLWLRDQGLKHSKESSSVKWLGPKYSVEAIHECLLFNGHYGYTKEMPHEQRLRDVIGLEIGDGTAQANMMVIAKDIIGKEFRSY
- a CDS encoding MaoC/PaaZ C-terminal domain-containing protein, with protein sequence MVYTIEELFIGQIARLQRTFSEADVRACNELTKDYSPVYRPSEENWENYYHQPIVPGLLTEGLINQVISDKLPGSACILLQKELVFYHPVFVGDVITAELEIIDINIERNWVTQKVTCYNEVGNEVIKGQVVIFLVSNKN
- a CDS encoding Ger(x)C family spore germination protein; protein product: MRMMLYLIGLTCTFLLTGCWDRAEVNDVALIKGVGVDRIDDNTIEVTVEISVPQALGQGGGQGQGQGGGGLTQVAARSGKGKTVPEALEKLQEQLPRKIFWGHSEVIIINEKLAKEGIRDSIDYFIRDPRPRIRSYVFVAKESAKEILSLKTQLYSPSEVLWDMAESQTLMHVTLVDLLQRLVSGDVFIPMVHKLPPPKGKKSNETIAYIYRTAIFKKDKMIGSIDDELTRGVKWIQNDVKDSQITLLPEGAQGYISMTLREADVKLVPKIKGDKWEITIKTRTTEEIVLNETNIQVKSPKEINSLEKQLVKQLEGRLKRAVKKVQKEQKADILGFGEAFERKYPKEWREAKDKWDDIYPQVEVKYDIETTILRMGAGTATEAR
- a CDS encoding GerAB/ArcD/ProY family transporter — its product is MLEHGKISAVQMGMMIYSAIVTTAILYLPASIYDYAGKDLWLSPILSAILGCIPVYVVYQLHRLYPGDSIIQYSCSIVGKIGGKLIGAIILLFILFISNQALWQYGEFVSSYFLPQTPQVVLLGTMAFVSSLAVYGGVEVMGRLSDLLTPVLLLMFLTIIILLLPDAQVKHMHPILGNGVTPVLKGAYFSNFWFCESLFITFFLPFLKDPEKGRKWGIVSVLLLLVIVVSTNLISLLVLGSATGSFNAPLMNAVQYISIAEFLSHLEATVMAFWITGAFVKMYVFYYVLALGTAQWFNLSDYRPLVLPIVFLSVVLAVWQVPNVSAFFVYSQTINSAVGPILFTMIPLFLLLIAFLRKNKKQEKQVEQQQ
- a CDS encoding sigma-54 interaction domain-containing protein is translated as MKKTLNLIDPIDEWGSMKVDANGRLIDISAEFCENFSINKQDWIGASINEIIQGIFSRKRTKVLFGVIFGYSCLIKVSKVNEYQLYRVIVRQDDIDHVEMISFMNSMDSSKMKKKSSFQNRYSFEEIMGESPAIEQIKELSARVATSNSTVLLTGESGTGKELFAQAIHGLSSRKNNPFVAVNCAAIPDELFESEVFGYEAGAFSGAKKEGKPGKIELAHQGTLFLDEISELPYQAQGKLLRVLQEREVERLGGTANKNVDIRIIAATNRDLKTLVQEGKFRQDLFYRLYIFELKIPSLRQRKEDILPLAYYFINYFNEMLGRQVKFIDVKLQEWLVNYEWPGNVRELKAYIERGMNIVEGDTITMEALYFSPSESTPQRERESAPLLSLEEAIANAEIDAIQRALQEAKGDRTIAAQKLHIHVASLYRKLSKYNLK